AAGAAACCACCAACGGCCCGCATGAATTTCATTGCGACAGTACCCGTGCGCTGCCAGCCATTCAGCGTGCACAGGGCTTGCTCAACAACCTGCAAAGCTACGATCAGCTGACGGTTGACCAGCGTAGCCAGATGCGCCGCCTGCTGCTGTGTATCTCCGATACTGCCGATAAAGCCGCTAAGCTGCCGGAAACCAGCGCTGACGATCAGCGTTTCCTGAACAAGCTGAAAGGCGACCTGCTGGGTACGGTCGAGTATGCACCGATCTGGATCATCATGGCCGTGGCGATGGCATTAGGTGTCGGCACCATGATTGGCTGGCGTCGTGTTGCCACCACCATCGGTGAGAAAATTGGTAAAAAAGGCATGACCTATGCACAGGGCATGTCGGCGCAGGTGACAGCCGCCGTCTCCATCGGTATTGCCAGCTACACCGGCATGCCGGTTTCCACGACGCATATTTTGTCGTCGTCGGTTGCCGGAACCATGCTGGTTGATGGCGGTGGCCTGCAAAGCCGCACCATTAAGAATATCGCGATGGCGTGGGTGTTCACCCTGCCGGTGTGTATTCTGCTTTCCGGTTCGCTGTACTGGATTGCCCTGAAACTGGTGTAATCACGCCGAGCCAGACCCTGAAGGGCGACAGCAATGTCGCCCTTTTTTATTGCCAGATAGCCATCGCGATCAGGCTGATCACCACCAAACCACACAATCCGCTGGTCAGGATAAATTGCCCACGCACCCGTTCACAGCGACGGATAAATTCATCGTCATGATGATCACGATAACGTTTCTCCCAGATATAACGCACCAGGCGCACCTGTTTGCTGGGCTGGCCGTGCGAAGTAAAGAAACCGGCACCATCCACATATTGATACAGCAGCGGGTCGCAACCGCGTAGCACCGCCAGTAACGAGCGCAGAGAAGAGAAGTAGCGCGCCATATTCACCAGACAAACCACACACA
This genomic stretch from Pantoea cypripedii harbors:
- the uspB gene encoding universal stress protein UspB — protein: MISTIALFWALCVVCLVNMARYFSSLRSLLAVLRGCDPLLYQYVDGAGFFTSHGQPSKQVRLVRYIWEKRYRDHHDDEFIRRCERVRGQFILTSGLCGLVVISLIAMAIWQ